One window from the genome of Magnolia sinica isolate HGM2019 chromosome 4, MsV1, whole genome shotgun sequence encodes:
- the LOC131242247 gene encoding (S)-scoulerine 9-O-methyltransferase-like, with amino-acid sequence MDVYDHANGLTPIILGDIICLPMTLRAAMDLKVFDIIANAGPEAMLSPSEMVAKMPTSNPHAATSLERILRVLVTDRILTMSARSDGKGGVQEHLYGLTDRSGFLVPDKDGVTAAPIARLLLDRVTMEGLFYLKDAVIEGGRTPFEMAHGVDIFGFGSKEPRYNNVFQEGMSNTSVIAMKEIFKVYKGFNEVKQLMDVGGGTGTCISSIVSHFPHIRGSNFDLPHVIESAPHCPGVEHVGGNMFEGVPSAETIFMKFVLHDWDDDHCVKLLKNCWNALPDGGKVINVELVVPSVLGTDAVSRQTAVEDLLMMACSPGGKERTAAEYDNLAKAAGFAETKDIPISLGIHVIEFYKRISLKN; translated from the exons ATGGACGTCTACGATCATGCAAACGGTCTAACGCCTATCATCCTGGGAGACATCATCTGCCTCCCGATGACCTTGCGAGCTGCGATGGATCTAAAGGTCTTCGATATCATTGCCAATGCTGGACCTGAAGCTATGCTCTCCCCATCAGAGATGGTTGCCAAAATGCCCACATCTAATCCACATGCTGCAACCTCCTTGGAGCGTATACTCCGAGTCCTTGTAACGGATAGGATCCTTACCATGTCGGCAAGATCAGACGGTAAGGGTGGGGTGCAGGAACACTTGTACGGTCTAACTGACCGATCTGGTTTCCTGGTGCCTGACAAGGATGGTGTCACGGCAGCTCCAATAGCACGACTCTTACTCGATCGAGTAACGATGGAGGGCTTGTTTTATCTTAAGGATGCCGTGATTGAAGGCGGGCGTACCCCTTTTGAGATGGCCCATGGTGTGGATATCTTTGGGTTTGGTTCGAAGGAGCCAAGGTACAACAATGTGTTCCAAGAGGGTATGAGCAATACCTCTGTTATTGCTATGAAAGAGATATTTAAGGTGTATAAAGGTTTCAATGAAGTGAAACAACTGATGGATGTGGGTGGGGGCACGGGCACCTGCATTTCTTCCATTGTCTCCCACTTTCCACACATACGTGGTTCGAATTTCGATTTGCCTCATGTAATTGAAAGTGCACCTCATTGCCCAg GCGTGGAACACGTGGGTGGAAATATGTTTGAGGGTGTACCAAGTGCCGAGACCATTTTTATGAAG TTTGTGCTTCACGACTGGGACGATGATCATTGCGTAAAGCTGTTAAAGAACTGCTGGAATGCGTTGCCTGATGGTGGAAAGGTGATCAATGTTGAGCTCGTGGTCCCTTCCGTACTTGGCACAGATGCCGTTTCACGCCAGACGGCCGTTGAAGATCTATTGATGATGGCCTGCAGTCCCGGGGGTAAGGAACGGACGGCGGCTGAGTATGACAATCTCGCAAAAGCAGCCGGATTTGCAGAAACAAAGGATATTCCAATCTCGCTGGGCATTCATGTGATTGAATTCTACAAGAGGATTTCGCTCAAGAACTAG